One Ochotona princeps isolate mOchPri1 chromosome 25, mOchPri1.hap1, whole genome shotgun sequence genomic region harbors:
- the EPHB6 gene encoding ephrin type-B receptor 6 isoform X1: MATEGTACSRSGVAGMVGSLWILVLGPSVLALEEVLLDTTGETSEIGWLTYPPGGWDEVSVLDDQRRLTRTFEACHVAGAPPGTGQDNWLQTHFVDRRGAQRAHIRLHFSVRACSSLGVSGGTCRETFTLYYRQAEEPDSSDGTPAWHLKRWTKVDTIAADESFPASSSSTSAWAVGPHRAGQRAGLQLNVKERSFGPLTQRGFYVAFQDTGACLALVAVKLFSYTCPTVLRAFASFPETQASGAGGASLVAAAGTCVAHAEPEEDGVGGQAGGSPPRLHCNGEGKWMVAVGGCRCQPGHQPAHGDKACQACPGGFYKASAGNTPCSPCPARSHAPVPAASICPCLEGFYRASSDPPEAPCTGPPSAPRELWFEVQGSATMLHWRLPQELGGRGDLLFNVVCKECGGHQEPGSTVTCRRCRDEVHFDPRQRGLTESRVLVGGLRAHVPYILEVQAVNGVSELSPNPPQAAAINVSTSHEVPSAVPVVHQVSRAANSITVSWPQPDQTNGNILDYQLRYYDQAEDESHSFTLTSETNTATVTRLSPGHIYGFQVRARTAAGHGPYGGKVYFQTLPQGELSSQLPERLSLVIGSILGALAFLLLAAITVLAVVFQRKRRGTGYTEQLQQYSSPAGLGVKCYIDPSTYEDPCQAIRELAREVDPAYIKIEEVIGAGSFGEVRRGRLQPRGRREQPVAIQALWAGGAESLQMTFLGRAAVLGQFQHPNILRLEGVVTKSRPIMVLTELMELGPLDSFLRQREGQFSSLQLVAMQRGVAAAMQYLSSFAFVHRALSARSVLVNSHLVCKVARLGRSPQGSSCLLRWAAPEVIAHGKHTTSSDVWSFGILMWEVMSYGERPYWDMNDQEVLSAIEQEFRLPPPPGCPPGLHLLMLDTWQKDRARRPHFDQLVSAFDKMIRKPDTLLTDGGPTDRPSQALLNPVALDFPCLDTPQAWLSAIGLECYQDNFSKFGLCTFGDVAQLSLEDLPALGVTLAGHQKKLLHNIQLLQQHLRQPGSVEV; the protein is encoded by the exons ATGGCTACTGAGGGGACTGCCTGCTCAAGAAGTGGAGTGGCGGGCATGGTAGGCAGCCTGTGGATCCTGGTCCTGGGACCCTCCGTTCTGGCTCTGGAAG AAGTGTTGCTGGACACCACAGGAGAGACATCTGAGATTGGTTGGCTCACCTATCCACCAGGTGGG TGGGATGAGGTGAGTGTCCTGGATGACCAGCGCCGGCTGACTCGCACCTTTGAGGCGTGCCACGTGGCAGGGGCCCCACCGGGCACCGGGCAGGACAACTGGCTGCAGACACATTTTGTGGACCGCCGAGGAGCTCAGAGGGCACATATCCGCCTGCACTTCTCTGTACGGGCGTGCTCCAGCCTGGGTGTGAGCGGAGGCACCTGCCGGGAAACCTTCACCCTGTACTACCGCCAGGCAGAAGAGCCAGACAGCTCCGACGGCACTCCAGCCTGGCACCTCAAGCGGTGGACCAAGGTGGACACGATCGCAGCCGATGAGagcttccctgcctcctcctcctccacttccgCGTGGGCGGTGGGACCCCACAGGGCAGGGCAGCGGGCAGGGCTGCAGCTGAATGTCAAAGAGCGCAGCTTCGGCCCTCTCACCCAGCGTGGCTTCTATGTGGCCTTCCAGGACACGGGTGCCTGCCTGGCCCTTGTAGCAGTCAAGCTCTTCTCCTATACTTGCCCCACTGTGCTTCGGGCTTTTGCCTCCTTTCCTGAAACCCAGGCCAGTGGGGCTGGTGGTGCTTCCTTGGtggcagctgcaggcacctgTGTGGCTCATGCAGAGCCAGAGGAGGATGGTGTGGGGGGCCAAGCGGGGGGCAGTCCCCCAAGACTGCATTGCAATGGAGAAGGCAAATGGATGGTGGCCGTCGGAGGCTGCCGCTGCCAACCTGGACATCAGCCTGCACATGGAGACAAGGCCTGCCAAG cCTGCCCTGGGGGGTTCTATAAGGCCTCTGCTGGGAATACTCCCTGttccccctgccctgcccgcaGCCATGCCCCCGTCCCTGCAGCCTCCATTTGCCCCTGCTTGGAGGGCTTCTACCGGGCCAGTTCTGATCCCCCAGAGGCTCCCTGTACTG GCCCTCCATCGGCTCCCAGGGAGCTTTGGTTTGAAGTGCAGGGCTCGGCAACCATGCTGCACTGGCGCCTGCCCCAGGAGCTGGGGGGCCGAGGTGACCTGCTCTTCAATGTTGTGTGCAAGGAGTGTGGAGGCCACCAGGAGCCTGGCAGCACGGTCACTTGTCGCCGCTGTAGGGACGAGGTGCACTTTGACCCCCGCCAAAGGGGCCTGACTGAGAGCCGAGTGTTAGTGGGGGGGCTCCGCGCACACGTGCCCTACATCCTGGAAGTGCAGGCTGTCAATGGTGTGTCAGAGCTCAGCCCCAACCCTCCACAGGCAGCAGCCATCAACGTCAGCACCAGCCACGAAG TCCCTTCTGCAGTGCCAGTGGTACACCAGGTGAGTCGGGCAGCCAACAGCATCACCGTGTCCTGGCCGCAGCCTGACCAGACCAATGGAAATATCCTCGATTATCAGCTCCGCTACTACGACCAG GCCGAGGATGAGTCCCACTCCTTCACCCTGACCAGCGAGACCAACACTGCCACTGTGACACGACTGAGCCCCGGGCACATCTACGGCTTCCAGGTGCGGGCACGGACTGCTGCTGGCCACGGCCCCTATGGGGGCAAAGTCTACTTCCAGACACTGCCTCAAG GTGAGCTGTCCTCCCAGCTTCCAGAGAGACTCTCCTTGGTGATTGGCTCCATCCTGGGGGCCTTGGCCTTTCTCCTGCTGGCGGCCATCACTGTGCTAGCTGTTGTCTTCCAACG GAAACGGCGAGGCACCGGCTACACGGAGCAACTACAGCAGTACAGCAGCCCAG CAGGGCTTGGGGTGAAGTGCTACATTGACCCCTCCACCTATGAGGACCCTTGCCAGGCCATACGAGAACTTGCCCGGGAGGTAGACCCAGCATACATCAAGATCGAAGAGGTCATTGGAGCAG GATCTTTTGGAGAGGTACGCCGGGGCCGACTGCAGCCCCGGGGCCGGCGAGAGCAGCCTGTGGCCATCCAGGCCCTGTGGGCTGGGGGTGCTGAGAGCCTGCAGATGACCTTCCTAGGCCGGGCGGCTGTGCTGGGCCAGTTCCAGCACCCCAACATCCTGCGGCTAGAGGGCGTGGTTACCAAGAGCCGACCCATAATGGTGTTGACAGAGCTTATGGAACTTGGCCCCCTGGACAGCTTCCTCAGG CAGCGAGAGGGCCAGTTCAGCAGCCTGCAGCTGGTGGCCATGCAGCGGGGAGTGGCGGCTGCCATGCAATATCTGTCCAGTTTTGCCTTCGTACACCGTGCACTCTCGGCCCGCAGCGTGCTGGTGAACAGCCACTTGGTGTGCAAGGTGGCCCGCCTTGGCCGCAGTCCTCAG GGCTCAAGTTGTTTGCTGCGCTGGGCAGCCCCTGAAGTAATAGCGCATGGAAAGCACACAACATCCAGCGATGTCTGGAGCTTTGGGATCTTGATGTGGGAAGTTATGAGCTATGGAGAACGGCCCTACTGGGACATGAACGACCAAGAG GTATTAAGTGCGATAGAGCAGGAGTTCCGGCTGCCCCCACCTCCAGGATGCCCTCCTGGACTTCACCTGCTTATGCTAGACACTTGGCAAAAGGACCGTGCTCGGAGGCCTCATTTTGACCAGCTGGTATCTGCGTTTGACAAGATGATCCGCAAGCCAGACACCCTGCTGACTGACGGGGGCCCTACAGACAG GCCTTCCCAGGCCCTCCTGAATCCTGTGGCCCTGGACTTTCCTTGTCTGGACaccccccaggcctggctgtcgGCCATTGGACTAGAGTGCTACCAGGACAATTTCTCCAAGTTTGGCCTCTGCACCTTCGGTGAtgtggctcagctcagcctgga aGACCTGCCTGCCCTGGGTGTCACCCTGGCTGGTCACCAGAAGAAACTGCTGCACAACATCCAGCTCTTGCAGCAGCACCTGAGGCAGCCAGGCTCAGTGGAGGTCTGA
- the EPHB6 gene encoding ephrin type-B receptor 6 isoform X5 produces MVAVGGCRCQPGHQPAHGDKACQACPGGFYKASAGNTPCSPCPARSHAPVPAASICPCLEGFYRASSDPPEAPCTGPPSAPRELWFEVQGSATMLHWRLPQELGGRGDLLFNVVCKECGGHQEPGSTVTCRRCRDEVHFDPRQRGLTESRVLVGGLRAHVPYILEVQAVNGVSELSPNPPQAAAINVSTSHEVPSAVPVVHQVSRAANSITVSWPQPDQTNGNILDYQLRYYDQAEDESHSFTLTSETNTATVTRLSPGHIYGFQVRARTAAGHGPYGGKVYFQTLPQGELSSQLPERLSLVIGSILGALAFLLLAAITVLAVVFQRKRRGTGYTEQLQQYSSPAGLGVKCYIDPSTYEDPCQAIRELAREVDPAYIKIEEVIGAGSFGEVRRGRLQPRGRREQPVAIQALWAGGAESLQMTFLGRAAVLGQFQHPNILRLEGVVTKSRPIMVLTELMELGPLDSFLRQREGQFSSLQLVAMQRGVAAAMQYLSSFAFVHRALSARSVLVNSHLVCKVARLGRSPQGSSCLLRWAAPEVIAHGKHTTSSDVWSFGILMWEVMSYGERPYWDMNDQEVLSAIEQEFRLPPPPGCPPGLHLLMLDTWQKDRARRPHFDQLVSAFDKMIRKPDTLLTDGGPTDRPSQALLNPVALDFPCLDTPQAWLSAIGLECYQDNFSKFGLCTFGDVAQLSLEDLPALGVTLAGHQKKLLHNIQLLQQHLRQPGSVEV; encoded by the exons ATGGTGGCCGTCGGAGGCTGCCGCTGCCAACCTGGACATCAGCCTGCACATGGAGACAAGGCCTGCCAAG cCTGCCCTGGGGGGTTCTATAAGGCCTCTGCTGGGAATACTCCCTGttccccctgccctgcccgcaGCCATGCCCCCGTCCCTGCAGCCTCCATTTGCCCCTGCTTGGAGGGCTTCTACCGGGCCAGTTCTGATCCCCCAGAGGCTCCCTGTACTG GCCCTCCATCGGCTCCCAGGGAGCTTTGGTTTGAAGTGCAGGGCTCGGCAACCATGCTGCACTGGCGCCTGCCCCAGGAGCTGGGGGGCCGAGGTGACCTGCTCTTCAATGTTGTGTGCAAGGAGTGTGGAGGCCACCAGGAGCCTGGCAGCACGGTCACTTGTCGCCGCTGTAGGGACGAGGTGCACTTTGACCCCCGCCAAAGGGGCCTGACTGAGAGCCGAGTGTTAGTGGGGGGGCTCCGCGCACACGTGCCCTACATCCTGGAAGTGCAGGCTGTCAATGGTGTGTCAGAGCTCAGCCCCAACCCTCCACAGGCAGCAGCCATCAACGTCAGCACCAGCCACGAAG TCCCTTCTGCAGTGCCAGTGGTACACCAGGTGAGTCGGGCAGCCAACAGCATCACCGTGTCCTGGCCGCAGCCTGACCAGACCAATGGAAATATCCTCGATTATCAGCTCCGCTACTACGACCAG GCCGAGGATGAGTCCCACTCCTTCACCCTGACCAGCGAGACCAACACTGCCACTGTGACACGACTGAGCCCCGGGCACATCTACGGCTTCCAGGTGCGGGCACGGACTGCTGCTGGCCACGGCCCCTATGGGGGCAAAGTCTACTTCCAGACACTGCCTCAAG GTGAGCTGTCCTCCCAGCTTCCAGAGAGACTCTCCTTGGTGATTGGCTCCATCCTGGGGGCCTTGGCCTTTCTCCTGCTGGCGGCCATCACTGTGCTAGCTGTTGTCTTCCAACG GAAACGGCGAGGCACCGGCTACACGGAGCAACTACAGCAGTACAGCAGCCCAG CAGGGCTTGGGGTGAAGTGCTACATTGACCCCTCCACCTATGAGGACCCTTGCCAGGCCATACGAGAACTTGCCCGGGAGGTAGACCCAGCATACATCAAGATCGAAGAGGTCATTGGAGCAG GATCTTTTGGAGAGGTACGCCGGGGCCGACTGCAGCCCCGGGGCCGGCGAGAGCAGCCTGTGGCCATCCAGGCCCTGTGGGCTGGGGGTGCTGAGAGCCTGCAGATGACCTTCCTAGGCCGGGCGGCTGTGCTGGGCCAGTTCCAGCACCCCAACATCCTGCGGCTAGAGGGCGTGGTTACCAAGAGCCGACCCATAATGGTGTTGACAGAGCTTATGGAACTTGGCCCCCTGGACAGCTTCCTCAGG CAGCGAGAGGGCCAGTTCAGCAGCCTGCAGCTGGTGGCCATGCAGCGGGGAGTGGCGGCTGCCATGCAATATCTGTCCAGTTTTGCCTTCGTACACCGTGCACTCTCGGCCCGCAGCGTGCTGGTGAACAGCCACTTGGTGTGCAAGGTGGCCCGCCTTGGCCGCAGTCCTCAG GGCTCAAGTTGTTTGCTGCGCTGGGCAGCCCCTGAAGTAATAGCGCATGGAAAGCACACAACATCCAGCGATGTCTGGAGCTTTGGGATCTTGATGTGGGAAGTTATGAGCTATGGAGAACGGCCCTACTGGGACATGAACGACCAAGAG GTATTAAGTGCGATAGAGCAGGAGTTCCGGCTGCCCCCACCTCCAGGATGCCCTCCTGGACTTCACCTGCTTATGCTAGACACTTGGCAAAAGGACCGTGCTCGGAGGCCTCATTTTGACCAGCTGGTATCTGCGTTTGACAAGATGATCCGCAAGCCAGACACCCTGCTGACTGACGGGGGCCCTACAGACAG GCCTTCCCAGGCCCTCCTGAATCCTGTGGCCCTGGACTTTCCTTGTCTGGACaccccccaggcctggctgtcgGCCATTGGACTAGAGTGCTACCAGGACAATTTCTCCAAGTTTGGCCTCTGCACCTTCGGTGAtgtggctcagctcagcctgga aGACCTGCCTGCCCTGGGTGTCACCCTGGCTGGTCACCAGAAGAAACTGCTGCACAACATCCAGCTCTTGCAGCAGCACCTGAGGCAGCCAGGCTCAGTGGAGGTCTGA
- the EPHB6 gene encoding ephrin type-B receptor 6 isoform X6, with amino-acid sequence MVAVGGCRCQPGHQPAHGDKACQACPGGFYKASAGNTPCSPCPARSHAPVPAASICPCLEGFYRASSDPPEAPCTGPPSAPRELWFEVQGSATMLHWRLPQELGGRGDLLFNVVCKECGGHQEPGSTVTCRRCRDEVHFDPRQRGLTESRVLVGGLRAHVPYILEVQAVNGVSELSPNPPQAAAINVSTSHEVPSAVPVVHQVSRAANSITVSWPQPDQTNGNILDYQLRYYDQAEDESHSFTLTSETNTATVTRLSPGHIYGFQVRARTAAGHGPYGGKVYFQTLPQGELSSQLPERLSLVIGSILGALAFLLLAAITVLAVVFQRKRRGTGYTEQLQQYSSPGLGVKCYIDPSTYEDPCQAIRELAREVDPAYIKIEEVIGAGSFGEVRRGRLQPRGRREQPVAIQALWAGGAESLQMTFLGRAAVLGQFQHPNILRLEGVVTKSRPIMVLTELMELGPLDSFLRQREGQFSSLQLVAMQRGVAAAMQYLSSFAFVHRALSARSVLVNSHLVCKVARLGRSPQGSSCLLRWAAPEVIAHGKHTTSSDVWSFGILMWEVMSYGERPYWDMNDQEVLSAIEQEFRLPPPPGCPPGLHLLMLDTWQKDRARRPHFDQLVSAFDKMIRKPDTLLTDGGPTDRPSQALLNPVALDFPCLDTPQAWLSAIGLECYQDNFSKFGLCTFGDVAQLSLEDLPALGVTLAGHQKKLLHNIQLLQQHLRQPGSVEV; translated from the exons ATGGTGGCCGTCGGAGGCTGCCGCTGCCAACCTGGACATCAGCCTGCACATGGAGACAAGGCCTGCCAAG cCTGCCCTGGGGGGTTCTATAAGGCCTCTGCTGGGAATACTCCCTGttccccctgccctgcccgcaGCCATGCCCCCGTCCCTGCAGCCTCCATTTGCCCCTGCTTGGAGGGCTTCTACCGGGCCAGTTCTGATCCCCCAGAGGCTCCCTGTACTG GCCCTCCATCGGCTCCCAGGGAGCTTTGGTTTGAAGTGCAGGGCTCGGCAACCATGCTGCACTGGCGCCTGCCCCAGGAGCTGGGGGGCCGAGGTGACCTGCTCTTCAATGTTGTGTGCAAGGAGTGTGGAGGCCACCAGGAGCCTGGCAGCACGGTCACTTGTCGCCGCTGTAGGGACGAGGTGCACTTTGACCCCCGCCAAAGGGGCCTGACTGAGAGCCGAGTGTTAGTGGGGGGGCTCCGCGCACACGTGCCCTACATCCTGGAAGTGCAGGCTGTCAATGGTGTGTCAGAGCTCAGCCCCAACCCTCCACAGGCAGCAGCCATCAACGTCAGCACCAGCCACGAAG TCCCTTCTGCAGTGCCAGTGGTACACCAGGTGAGTCGGGCAGCCAACAGCATCACCGTGTCCTGGCCGCAGCCTGACCAGACCAATGGAAATATCCTCGATTATCAGCTCCGCTACTACGACCAG GCCGAGGATGAGTCCCACTCCTTCACCCTGACCAGCGAGACCAACACTGCCACTGTGACACGACTGAGCCCCGGGCACATCTACGGCTTCCAGGTGCGGGCACGGACTGCTGCTGGCCACGGCCCCTATGGGGGCAAAGTCTACTTCCAGACACTGCCTCAAG GTGAGCTGTCCTCCCAGCTTCCAGAGAGACTCTCCTTGGTGATTGGCTCCATCCTGGGGGCCTTGGCCTTTCTCCTGCTGGCGGCCATCACTGTGCTAGCTGTTGTCTTCCAACG GAAACGGCGAGGCACCGGCTACACGGAGCAACTACAGCAGTACAGCAGCCCAG GGCTTGGGGTGAAGTGCTACATTGACCCCTCCACCTATGAGGACCCTTGCCAGGCCATACGAGAACTTGCCCGGGAGGTAGACCCAGCATACATCAAGATCGAAGAGGTCATTGGAGCAG GATCTTTTGGAGAGGTACGCCGGGGCCGACTGCAGCCCCGGGGCCGGCGAGAGCAGCCTGTGGCCATCCAGGCCCTGTGGGCTGGGGGTGCTGAGAGCCTGCAGATGACCTTCCTAGGCCGGGCGGCTGTGCTGGGCCAGTTCCAGCACCCCAACATCCTGCGGCTAGAGGGCGTGGTTACCAAGAGCCGACCCATAATGGTGTTGACAGAGCTTATGGAACTTGGCCCCCTGGACAGCTTCCTCAGG CAGCGAGAGGGCCAGTTCAGCAGCCTGCAGCTGGTGGCCATGCAGCGGGGAGTGGCGGCTGCCATGCAATATCTGTCCAGTTTTGCCTTCGTACACCGTGCACTCTCGGCCCGCAGCGTGCTGGTGAACAGCCACTTGGTGTGCAAGGTGGCCCGCCTTGGCCGCAGTCCTCAG GGCTCAAGTTGTTTGCTGCGCTGGGCAGCCCCTGAAGTAATAGCGCATGGAAAGCACACAACATCCAGCGATGTCTGGAGCTTTGGGATCTTGATGTGGGAAGTTATGAGCTATGGAGAACGGCCCTACTGGGACATGAACGACCAAGAG GTATTAAGTGCGATAGAGCAGGAGTTCCGGCTGCCCCCACCTCCAGGATGCCCTCCTGGACTTCACCTGCTTATGCTAGACACTTGGCAAAAGGACCGTGCTCGGAGGCCTCATTTTGACCAGCTGGTATCTGCGTTTGACAAGATGATCCGCAAGCCAGACACCCTGCTGACTGACGGGGGCCCTACAGACAG GCCTTCCCAGGCCCTCCTGAATCCTGTGGCCCTGGACTTTCCTTGTCTGGACaccccccaggcctggctgtcgGCCATTGGACTAGAGTGCTACCAGGACAATTTCTCCAAGTTTGGCCTCTGCACCTTCGGTGAtgtggctcagctcagcctgga aGACCTGCCTGCCCTGGGTGTCACCCTGGCTGGTCACCAGAAGAAACTGCTGCACAACATCCAGCTCTTGCAGCAGCACCTGAGGCAGCCAGGCTCAGTGGAGGTCTGA
- the EPHB6 gene encoding ephrin type-B receptor 6 isoform X2, with protein MATEGTACSRSGVAGMVGSLWILVLGPSVLALEEVLLDTTGETSEIGWLTYPPGGWDEVSVLDDQRRLTRTFEACHVAGAPPGTGQDNWLQTHFVDRRGAQRAHIRLHFSVRACSSLGVSGGTCRETFTLYYRQAEEPDSSDGTPAWHLKRWTKVDTIAADESFPASSSSTSAWAVGPHRAGQRAGLQLNVKERSFGPLTQRGFYVAFQDTGACLALVAVKLFSYTCPTVLRAFASFPETQASGAGGASLVAAAGTCVAHAEPEEDGVGGQAGGSPPRLHCNGEGKWMVAVGGCRCQPGHQPAHGDKACQACPGGFYKASAGNTPCSPCPARSHAPVPAASICPCLEGFYRASSDPPEAPCTGPPSAPRELWFEVQGSATMLHWRLPQELGGRGDLLFNVVCKECGGHQEPGSTVTCRRCRDEVHFDPRQRGLTESRVLVGGLRAHVPYILEVQAVNGVSELSPNPPQAAAINVSTSHEVPSAVPVVHQVSRAANSITVSWPQPDQTNGNILDYQLRYYDQAEDESHSFTLTSETNTATVTRLSPGHIYGFQVRARTAAGHGPYGGKVYFQTLPQGELSSQLPERLSLVIGSILGALAFLLLAAITVLAVVFQRKRRGTGYTEQLQQYSSPAGLGVKCYIDPSTYEDPCQAIRELAREVDPAYIKIEEVIGAGSFGEVRRGRLQPRGRREQPVAIQALWAGGAESLQMTFLGRAAVLGQFQHPNILRLEGVVTKSRPIMVLTELMELGPLDSFLRREGQFSSLQLVAMQRGVAAAMQYLSSFAFVHRALSARSVLVNSHLVCKVARLGRSPQGSSCLLRWAAPEVIAHGKHTTSSDVWSFGILMWEVMSYGERPYWDMNDQEVLSAIEQEFRLPPPPGCPPGLHLLMLDTWQKDRARRPHFDQLVSAFDKMIRKPDTLLTDGGPTDRPSQALLNPVALDFPCLDTPQAWLSAIGLECYQDNFSKFGLCTFGDVAQLSLEDLPALGVTLAGHQKKLLHNIQLLQQHLRQPGSVEV; from the exons ATGGCTACTGAGGGGACTGCCTGCTCAAGAAGTGGAGTGGCGGGCATGGTAGGCAGCCTGTGGATCCTGGTCCTGGGACCCTCCGTTCTGGCTCTGGAAG AAGTGTTGCTGGACACCACAGGAGAGACATCTGAGATTGGTTGGCTCACCTATCCACCAGGTGGG TGGGATGAGGTGAGTGTCCTGGATGACCAGCGCCGGCTGACTCGCACCTTTGAGGCGTGCCACGTGGCAGGGGCCCCACCGGGCACCGGGCAGGACAACTGGCTGCAGACACATTTTGTGGACCGCCGAGGAGCTCAGAGGGCACATATCCGCCTGCACTTCTCTGTACGGGCGTGCTCCAGCCTGGGTGTGAGCGGAGGCACCTGCCGGGAAACCTTCACCCTGTACTACCGCCAGGCAGAAGAGCCAGACAGCTCCGACGGCACTCCAGCCTGGCACCTCAAGCGGTGGACCAAGGTGGACACGATCGCAGCCGATGAGagcttccctgcctcctcctcctccacttccgCGTGGGCGGTGGGACCCCACAGGGCAGGGCAGCGGGCAGGGCTGCAGCTGAATGTCAAAGAGCGCAGCTTCGGCCCTCTCACCCAGCGTGGCTTCTATGTGGCCTTCCAGGACACGGGTGCCTGCCTGGCCCTTGTAGCAGTCAAGCTCTTCTCCTATACTTGCCCCACTGTGCTTCGGGCTTTTGCCTCCTTTCCTGAAACCCAGGCCAGTGGGGCTGGTGGTGCTTCCTTGGtggcagctgcaggcacctgTGTGGCTCATGCAGAGCCAGAGGAGGATGGTGTGGGGGGCCAAGCGGGGGGCAGTCCCCCAAGACTGCATTGCAATGGAGAAGGCAAATGGATGGTGGCCGTCGGAGGCTGCCGCTGCCAACCTGGACATCAGCCTGCACATGGAGACAAGGCCTGCCAAG cCTGCCCTGGGGGGTTCTATAAGGCCTCTGCTGGGAATACTCCCTGttccccctgccctgcccgcaGCCATGCCCCCGTCCCTGCAGCCTCCATTTGCCCCTGCTTGGAGGGCTTCTACCGGGCCAGTTCTGATCCCCCAGAGGCTCCCTGTACTG GCCCTCCATCGGCTCCCAGGGAGCTTTGGTTTGAAGTGCAGGGCTCGGCAACCATGCTGCACTGGCGCCTGCCCCAGGAGCTGGGGGGCCGAGGTGACCTGCTCTTCAATGTTGTGTGCAAGGAGTGTGGAGGCCACCAGGAGCCTGGCAGCACGGTCACTTGTCGCCGCTGTAGGGACGAGGTGCACTTTGACCCCCGCCAAAGGGGCCTGACTGAGAGCCGAGTGTTAGTGGGGGGGCTCCGCGCACACGTGCCCTACATCCTGGAAGTGCAGGCTGTCAATGGTGTGTCAGAGCTCAGCCCCAACCCTCCACAGGCAGCAGCCATCAACGTCAGCACCAGCCACGAAG TCCCTTCTGCAGTGCCAGTGGTACACCAGGTGAGTCGGGCAGCCAACAGCATCACCGTGTCCTGGCCGCAGCCTGACCAGACCAATGGAAATATCCTCGATTATCAGCTCCGCTACTACGACCAG GCCGAGGATGAGTCCCACTCCTTCACCCTGACCAGCGAGACCAACACTGCCACTGTGACACGACTGAGCCCCGGGCACATCTACGGCTTCCAGGTGCGGGCACGGACTGCTGCTGGCCACGGCCCCTATGGGGGCAAAGTCTACTTCCAGACACTGCCTCAAG GTGAGCTGTCCTCCCAGCTTCCAGAGAGACTCTCCTTGGTGATTGGCTCCATCCTGGGGGCCTTGGCCTTTCTCCTGCTGGCGGCCATCACTGTGCTAGCTGTTGTCTTCCAACG GAAACGGCGAGGCACCGGCTACACGGAGCAACTACAGCAGTACAGCAGCCCAG CAGGGCTTGGGGTGAAGTGCTACATTGACCCCTCCACCTATGAGGACCCTTGCCAGGCCATACGAGAACTTGCCCGGGAGGTAGACCCAGCATACATCAAGATCGAAGAGGTCATTGGAGCAG GATCTTTTGGAGAGGTACGCCGGGGCCGACTGCAGCCCCGGGGCCGGCGAGAGCAGCCTGTGGCCATCCAGGCCCTGTGGGCTGGGGGTGCTGAGAGCCTGCAGATGACCTTCCTAGGCCGGGCGGCTGTGCTGGGCCAGTTCCAGCACCCCAACATCCTGCGGCTAGAGGGCGTGGTTACCAAGAGCCGACCCATAATGGTGTTGACAGAGCTTATGGAACTTGGCCCCCTGGACAGCTTCCTCAGG CGAGAGGGCCAGTTCAGCAGCCTGCAGCTGGTGGCCATGCAGCGGGGAGTGGCGGCTGCCATGCAATATCTGTCCAGTTTTGCCTTCGTACACCGTGCACTCTCGGCCCGCAGCGTGCTGGTGAACAGCCACTTGGTGTGCAAGGTGGCCCGCCTTGGCCGCAGTCCTCAG GGCTCAAGTTGTTTGCTGCGCTGGGCAGCCCCTGAAGTAATAGCGCATGGAAAGCACACAACATCCAGCGATGTCTGGAGCTTTGGGATCTTGATGTGGGAAGTTATGAGCTATGGAGAACGGCCCTACTGGGACATGAACGACCAAGAG GTATTAAGTGCGATAGAGCAGGAGTTCCGGCTGCCCCCACCTCCAGGATGCCCTCCTGGACTTCACCTGCTTATGCTAGACACTTGGCAAAAGGACCGTGCTCGGAGGCCTCATTTTGACCAGCTGGTATCTGCGTTTGACAAGATGATCCGCAAGCCAGACACCCTGCTGACTGACGGGGGCCCTACAGACAG GCCTTCCCAGGCCCTCCTGAATCCTGTGGCCCTGGACTTTCCTTGTCTGGACaccccccaggcctggctgtcgGCCATTGGACTAGAGTGCTACCAGGACAATTTCTCCAAGTTTGGCCTCTGCACCTTCGGTGAtgtggctcagctcagcctgga aGACCTGCCTGCCCTGGGTGTCACCCTGGCTGGTCACCAGAAGAAACTGCTGCACAACATCCAGCTCTTGCAGCAGCACCTGAGGCAGCCAGGCTCAGTGGAGGTCTGA